The following nucleotide sequence is from Streptomyces pactum.
GCGCCCGGGGCCAGCCGCTCCTCGTTGCACGCCACCAGGGGTCCGAACCGTACGTTGTCCGGGTCGTAGAAGCCGGAGAAGGAGAAGGCGTGGCGGGTGTCCACACCCGCTCCGTCGCCGCCCCGGAAGCGCTCACCAGCGCGTTGCACCCACATCACGGGGCCCACGGTAGTACCCGCCGGGCCGGGCCCCCACACGGGCACGGGTCGCGATGAGGCAGGCTTGTCCTCGTGCCTGAACCCGCGTCCCACCCCGCCCACCCGCACGCCGCGACCCTGCGCCGCCTGGAGAAGTCCTCCGGGAAACTGGCCGCCAGCGCCATCGCCCGGATGGACGAGCAGCTTCCGTGGTACCGCGCCATGCCCCCCGAGAACCGGTCCTGGATCGGACTGGTGGCGCAGGCGGGCATCGCCGCCTTCACCGAGTGGTTCCGGCACCCGGAGGCGCCGCAGGCGATCAGCACCGATGTCTTCGGCACCGCCCCGCGCGAGCTGACCCGGGCCATCACGCTCCGCCAGACGGTGGAGATGGTGCGCACCACGATCGAGGTCATGGAGTCGGCGATCGACGACGTGGCGGCGCCCGGCGACGAGTCGGTGCTCCGCGAGGCGCTGCTGGTCTACGCCCGGGAGATCGCCTTCGCCACCGCCCAGGTGTACGCGCAGGCGGCGGAGGCGCGCGGCGCCTGGGACGCCCGGCTGGAGTCGCTGGTGGTGAACGCCGTGCTCTCCGGGGAGGCCGACGAGGGCGCGCTGTCCCGGGCCGCGGCGCTGGGCTGGAACTCCCCGGAGCACGTGGTGGTGGTGCTGGGCACCGCGCCGGACGGCGACAACGAGCTGACCGTGGAGGCGATCCGGCGGGCCTCCCGGTACGCCAAGCTCCAGGTGCTCACCGGGGTGCTGGGCAACCGGCTGGTGGTGATCGCGGGCGGCTCGGACAACCCGCTGCAGACCGCGAAGGCACTGATCGGGCCGTTCGCCGCCGGGCCGGTGGTGGCCGGGCCGGTGGTCCCCGACCTGCTGGCGGCCACCCGTTCCGCGCAGGCCGCAGCGGCCGGTCTGCGGGCCTGTGCGGCGTGGCCCGACGCCCCCCGGCCGGTGCTGGCGGATGATCTCCTTCCGGAGCGTGCGATGGCGGGAGACCCTTCCGCACGCGAGCAGTTGGTGGAGGAGATCTACAGACCCTTGGAGGAGGCCGGCTCCGCACTACTGGAAACGCTCAGCGTCTACCTGGAGCAGGCAAGCAGCCTGGAGGGTGCCGCCCGGATGCTTTTCGTTCACCCGAACACCGTGCGCTACCGGCTGAGACGTGTGACGGACGTCACCGGATGGTCACCCTCCGACGTCAGGTCGGCGTTCACTCTGCGTATCGCTCTGATCCTCGGTCGGCTGACCGCGGCGGAGGCTCAGAGCTAGACATTTGTCGGACCCCAACAATTCCCTTCGCGGTTCTTGGTCCCTGTCCCCACGGGCGGGGCGGACCCCCCACAAGAGAGAGTGTGAAGGTGCTCGTACTCGTCGCTCCCGGCCAAGGTGCCCAGAAGCCCGGCTTCCTGTCCCCCTGGCTCGAACTCCCCGGTGTGGAAGACCGCCTTCGCGCGTGGTCGGACGCCATCGACCTCGATCTGATCCACTACGGCACGGACGCCGACGAGGAGCAGATCCGCGACACCGCCGTCGCCCAGCCGCTGCTGGTGGCGGCCGGCCTGGTGTCCGCGCAGGCGCTCTTCGGGGACGGGCTCGCCGGCGGTTTCGACGTGGTGGCCGGCCACAGCGTCGGTGAGCTGACCGCCGCCGCGGCGTCCGGGGCGCTGACCCCGGAGGCCGCGCTGGAGCTGGTCCGCAGGCGCGGCCTGGCGATGGCCGAGGCGGCCGCGGTCACCGAGACCGGCATGGCCGCGCTGCTCGGCGGCGAGCAGGAGGACGTCCTGCCGCACCTGGAGAAGCTGGGGCTGACCCCGGCCAACGTCAACGGCGCCGGGCAGATCGTGGCCGCGGGCACCGCCGAACAGCTGGCCGCGCTCGCCGAGGACAAGCCCGAGGGCACCCGGCGGGTGGTACCGCTGAAGGTGGCGGGCGCGTTCCACACCCACCACATGGCACCGGCCGTTTCCGCGCTGGAGGCCGCGGCCAAGGGTGTCGAGGTGGCCGCCCCGCGGGTGCCGTTCGTCTCCAACCGGGACGGCGAGGTCGTCCGGGACGGTGACGACCTGGTCCGGCGCCTGGTGAACCAGGTGTCCAGCCCGGTCCGCTGGGACCTGTGCATGGAGCGGTTCGAGGCCCTGGGGGTGACCGCGCTGCTGGAGCTGGTGCCGGGCGGCACGCTGACCGGCATCGCCAAGCGCGCCCTGCCGGACGTCGCCCGCCTGGCGCTGAAGACCCCGGACGATCTGGACGCCGCCCGCGCGCTGGTCGCCGAGCACGCCGTAACGCCCGCCGCCGTGTCCCCGGCCGAATAGGAGCGAGCAGAGCATGACCTCGAAGATCAAGCCCAGCAAGGGCTCCCCGTACGCCCGTATCCTCGGCGTCGGCGGCTACCGGCCCACCCGGGTGGTGCCGAACGAGGAGATCCTGCGGTACATCGACTCCTCCGACGAGTGGATCCGGTCCCGCTCCGGCATCGCCACCCGGCACTTCGCCGGGCCGGACGAGACGGTGGCCGCGATGTCCGTCGAGGCGGGCGGGAAGGCCATCGCCGGCGCCGGGCTGCTGCCCGAGCAGATCGGCGCGGTGATCGTCTCGACCGTGTCGCACTTCAAGCAGACCCCGGCCATCGCCACCCGGATCGCCCACGAGCTGGGCACCGGCAAGCCGGCCGCGTTCGACATCTCCGCGGGCTGTGCCGGCTTCGGTTACGGCCTCACCCTGGCCAAGGGCCTGGTGGTGGAGGGCAGCGCGGAGTACGTGCTGGTCATCGGGGTGGAGCGGCTGTCGGACCTGACGGACCGGGAGGACCGGGCCACCGCCTTCCTCTTCGGCGACGGGGCCGGCGCGGTCGTCGTCGGCCCGTCCGCCGAGCCGGCCATCGGCCCCACGGTCTGGGGCTCGGAGGGTGACAAGTCCGACACCATCACGCAGACGCTGCCGTGGGACGTGTACCGGGACGCCACCGCCGCCGAGGTGCGGTACCCGGCCATCCACCAGGAGGGCCAGGCGGTGTTCCGCTGGGCCGTCTTCGAGATGGCCAAGGTCGCCCAGAAGGCGCTGGACGAGGCCGGGGTGAGCGCCGAGGACCTCGACGTGTTCATCCCCCACCAGGCCAACATGCGGATCATCGACTCGATGATCAAGACCCTCAAGCTGCCGGAGCACGTCACGGTCGCCCGTGACGTGGAGACCACCGGCAACACCTCGGCAGCCTCCATTCCGCTCGCCATGGAGCGGCTGTTGGCGACCGGGCAGGCGAAGAGCGGGGACACCGCGCTCGTCATCGGCTTCGGGGCGGGTCTCGTGTACGCAGCGACGGTCGTTACCCTCCCCTAGGCAAGATCCTCCCCCGGCGCAGGCCGGAAGGTTCTTTCCACGCAGCCCGGCACAGCCCGGACGCTGCGTACTCCACCGCAACACACCAATGAAGGAGCGCCGCAATGGCCGCCACGCAGGAAGAGATCGTCGCGGGTCTCGCGGAGATCGTCAACGAGATCGCCGGCATCCCGGTCGAGGACGTCGAGCGGGACAAGTCCTTCACCGACGACCTGGACGTGGACTCGCTGTCCATGGTCGAGGTGGTCGTCGCCGCCGAGGAGCGTTTCGGCGTGAAGATCCCGGACGACGACGTCAAGAACCTCAAGACCGTCGGCGACGCGACCGACTACATCCTCAAGCACCAGGAATCCTGACCCGAGCGCCTGTCGCCACCCGCAAGCGGTGGCGGGCACCGCACCCTCGCACCGTCTAGACGCGGAGTAAGTATTCCGATGAACTCGACCAACCGCACCGTGGTCGTCACCGGTATCGGCGCAACCACACCGCTGGGTGGCGACAGCGCATCGACCTGGCAGGCCCTGCTCGCCGGCGAGTCCGGCATCTCGCCCCTCACCCAGGAGTGGGCGGCCGAGCTGCCGGTCCGTATCGCCGCGCAGATCGCCGTCGAACCGGGGGAGATCATCCCCCGGCCGCAGGCCCGCAAGCTGGACCGCTCGGCGCAGTTCGCGCTGATCGCGGCCCGGGAGGCGTGGGCCGACGCCGGCTTCACCGGCAAGGCCGGGGTGGACTCCTCGGTCGACCCGGACCGGCTGGGCGCCGTGATCGCCTCCGGTATCGGCGGCGTCACCACCCTGCTCGACCAGTACGACGTGCTGCGCGAGAAGGGTGTCCGAAAGGTTTCTCCGCACACCGTTCCGATGCTGATGCCCAACAGCCCGGCGGCCAACGTCAGCCTGGAGGTGGGAGCCCGGGCCGGTGTGCACACCCCGGTCAGCGCCTGCGCCTCGGGCGCCGAGGCCATCGGCTACGCCATCGAGATGATCCGCACCGGCCGCGCCGACGTGGTCGTCGCCGGTGGCACCGAGGCGGCGGTGCACCCGCTGCCGATCGCCGCGTTCGGCAACATGATGGCGATGTCGAAGAACAACGACGACCCGCAGGGCGCGTCGCGTCCGTTCGACACCGCCCGCAACGGCTTCGTGCTCGGCGAGGGTTCCGGCGTGATCGTGCTGGAGTCCGAGGAGCACGCCCGGCAGCGCGGCGCGCGGATCTACGCGGAGGCCGTCGGCCAGGGCGTGTCGGCCGACGCGCACCACATCACCCAGCCGGAGCCGTCCGGCAACGGGATCGCGCACGCGCTGCAGAACCTGGTGGCCGGCACCGACCTGAAGGCGTCCGAGATCGCGCACGTCAACGCGCACGCGACCTCGACCCCGCAGGGCGACGTGGCGGAGATCAAGGCGCTGCGCAAGGTGTTCGGCGACGACGTGGACCACATGGCGGTCTCCGCCACCAAGTCGATGACCGGTCACCTGCTCGGCGGCGCGGGCGGTGTGGAGACCGTGGCGACGGTGCTCGCCCTGTACCACCGGACGGCCCCGCCCACGATCAACATCGAGGAGCTGGACCCGGAGGCGGAGGCGGACATCGTGCGCGACAAGCCCCGGGAGCTGCCGCAGGAGGGCACCATCGCGGCCCTCAACAACTCGTTCGGTTTCGGCGGGCACAACGTGGTGCTGGCCTTCCGCACCGTCTGACCCACCGGTTCCGGGGCGCTCCCCGGCCGGCGCGCCGACCGGGGACGCACACCCGCCCCGGCCCGACGCACAGCACGACGCCCGCCCGGTCCTCCGTGACCGGGCGGGCGTCGGCGTGCCGGGAGCACCACGGGCACGGGTGCGCCGGTGATACGGGGAGCGCCGGGGGGCCGGGGGCGGTGGCGACGTCCGGTGGCTGATGGCCGGTGGCCGGTGGCCGGACCGTCAGACGACCTGGTGCAGCCAGCGGACCGGGGCGCCCTCACCCGCGTAGCGGAACGGCTCCAGCTCGTCGTCCCAGGGCTTGCCGAGCAGCTTGGCCACCTCCGCCTCCAGCTCCGTCTCACCGCGGGCGGACCGCGCCAGGGCGGCGCGCAGCCGGTCCTCGGGGATGAGGATGTCGCCGTGCATCCCGGTGACGGCGTGGAAGATGCCGAGGTCCGGGGTGGCGCTGTAGCGCTCGCCCTCGGCGGTGGCGCACGGCTCGGCCGTCACCTCGAAGCGCAGCAGATGCCAGCCGCGCAGCGCGGAGGCGAGCTTGGACGCCGTGCCCACCTGGCCCTGCCAGGAGAATTCGGCCCGCCAGGTGCCCGGAGCGGCGGGCTGTTTGATCCAGTCGAGGGTGACGCGCACGCCGAGGACGCCCGCGATGGCCCATTCGACATGGGGGCACAGCGCGCGCGGGGCGGAGTGCACGTACAGAACTCCACGTGTCGTCACCGGGACCTCCAGTGCGGTTCGAGGTTCGCCTTCCCCAGCGGCCTCGTCTCCGTACCGGTCGCGTCCGGGACAGCAAGAGACATTCTGCCCCAATGATCACTCCTGCACCAGCTCCGAGGTTACATGAAGTAAACACCATCGAGCTTAATTCTGTACAAAAGGGACAGGATGTGACGCGGTGTGATGCTCCGCTCCCGGTGCGCGCCGTCCGTCGGGTCGGAGCCCAACTAGCACGGGAAAAAGCTACCGCGCCGCACGGACACCGGAGTGACGTACCGTCGGTCCTGGAGAGATATCACCCATCAGTCGGAGGGGGAACAGCCATGCCGGGACCGAATCGGCACCCACGACGCGGAATTCCGGTCCCGACGGCCGCCCCGCCGGCCGCTCGACGGGGCCGCCGCCCGGCCGTATCCCCAGGTGGCGGCCGGGTCACCGGGGCCTGGCGGGGCGGCGCGGCGCTGCTGTCGGCGGTGGCGCTGCTGGCCGGCTGCACCGACGGCTCCGAGGTGGAGCGGGCCGCCGGCAGCGGGCCCGCCGCGGCGAAGCGGCCCCCCGCCCGGCCGGCGCAGCCCTGGGACACCCGCCCGGCCTCCATCGCCTCCGTCGGCGACTCCATCACCCGTGGTTTCGACGCCTGTTCGGTGCTCTCCGACTGCCCCGAGGTGTCCTGGTCCACCGGCCAGGAGGTGAACAGCCTGGCCCGGCGGCTGCTGCCGCTCACCGATCCCGCCGACGGCCGGGCCCGCAGCTGGAACTACGCCAGGACCGGCGCGGTGGTGGCCGACCTCCCCGGCCAGATGCGCCAGGCGATCGCCCGGAAGCCGGAGCTGGTCACGGTGCTCATCGGGGCGAACGACGCCTGTCGCGACTCGGTCGAGGAGATGACCCCGGTGGAGGACTTCCGGTCGGATTTCGCCGCCTCCCTGTCATCGCTGCGCAAGGCCCTGCCGAAGACCCAGGTGTACGTGGCGAGCATCCCGGACCTGAAGCGGCTGTGGTCGGAGGGGCGCAAGGACCCGCTGCGCAAGCACATCTGGAAGCTGGGGATCTGCCCGTCGATGCTCAAGGACGCCGACGCCACCGACTCGGACGCGGTCGAGCGCCGCCGCCGGGTGGAGGTGCGGGTGGACGAGTACAACCGGACGCTGAAGGAGGTGTGCACCGCCGACCGGCTCTGCCGGTACGACGGGGCGGTGCACGAGTACCGGTTCAGCGAGGACGAGTTGAGCAAGTGGGACTGGTTCCACCCGAGCAAGGAGGGGCAGCGGGTGCTGGCGGACCTCGCCTACCGGGAAATCACCCGGAAGGAGCCCGCCACCTGAGTCAACCTCGGCCACCGGCACACCCCCGCCCGGGTGGCCTTCCCGGGTGGCACACCCCCGCCCGGGAGCCCCCGGCTCGCGGGCGGCGCGCCCCCGTCGGGGAGGGCGCGCCCCGGTCAGTGGCCGGCCGGGCCCGCCGGGGTACAGGGGCCGGCCGCGGCGCGGGAGCGCGCGGCGGCCGGTGCGGTACGTCGCCGGGCGCGGCGCCGGGGTCAGGGAGCGGGCGGCGGGAAGGCGGGGCCGTGCGGGGCCGCGCCGAGTGAGGGGTTGCCGTCCGGGGTGCCCGGCGCCGGCGGACTCCCGCCCGGCGGGGCGGCGGCCGGGCCGCCCGTGGCGCCGCCCGATCCGGCACCGGCCGTGTCATCGTCCTCGGGGTCGTCGTCCTCACCGGTCAGGTCACGCACCAGCAGGGTGGCGCCGGCCACCGCCCCGGGCATCAGCACCACCGCGACGAACGGGATGAGGAAGAGCAGGGTCAGCGGCACGCCGAAGCCCAGCGTGAGCATGCGGCGGCCGCGCAGCAGCCGCAGCCGGGTCTTCAGCGGCACGCCGCGCCGGGCGAGCGCCACCGCGGTCAGCTCCTCGGCGAGGAAGAAGCCCGAGATGCAGAAGCCGAGGACCGGGATCACCGTCTGGCCCACGAACGGCAGGAACCCGAGCGCGAAGACCAGCACCCCCCACAGCGCGACCCGGAGCACCACCGCGAGGCTCTCCCGGGCGGAGATCAGCAGTTCCTTCCACAACGGCAGTCCGGACTCCGGCGCGGTGCCGGCCACCGAGCGGTCCACCTGCTCGGAGAGCGACTCGTAGAAGGGCTGGCCCACCAGCAGGGTGACCGCGGTGAAGGTGATGACCGCGAGCAGCAGGCAGGTGCCGACCAGCAGCACGGCGAGCCCGCCGCGGAACAGGCCCACCCAGGGCGAGGACCAGTCGTCGGCGAAGGGGGTGGCCCAGGCGATGAGGTCGTCGGTCCACAGCGCCAGGGCGA
It contains:
- a CDS encoding PucR family transcriptional regulator — protein: MPEPASHPAHPHAATLRRLEKSSGKLAASAIARMDEQLPWYRAMPPENRSWIGLVAQAGIAAFTEWFRHPEAPQAISTDVFGTAPRELTRAITLRQTVEMVRTTIEVMESAIDDVAAPGDESVLREALLVYAREIAFATAQVYAQAAEARGAWDARLESLVVNAVLSGEADEGALSRAAALGWNSPEHVVVVLGTAPDGDNELTVEAIRRASRYAKLQVLTGVLGNRLVVIAGGSDNPLQTAKALIGPFAAGPVVAGPVVPDLLAATRSAQAAAAGLRACAAWPDAPRPVLADDLLPERAMAGDPSAREQLVEEIYRPLEEAGSALLETLSVYLEQASSLEGAARMLFVHPNTVRYRLRRVTDVTGWSPSDVRSAFTLRIALILGRLTAAEAQS
- a CDS encoding ketoacyl-ACP synthase III, whose protein sequence is MTSKIKPSKGSPYARILGVGGYRPTRVVPNEEILRYIDSSDEWIRSRSGIATRHFAGPDETVAAMSVEAGGKAIAGAGLLPEQIGAVIVSTVSHFKQTPAIATRIAHELGTGKPAAFDISAGCAGFGYGLTLAKGLVVEGSAEYVLVIGVERLSDLTDREDRATAFLFGDGAGAVVVGPSAEPAIGPTVWGSEGDKSDTITQTLPWDVYRDATAAEVRYPAIHQEGQAVFRWAVFEMAKVAQKALDEAGVSAEDLDVFIPHQANMRIIDSMIKTLKLPEHVTVARDVETTGNTSAASIPLAMERLLATGQAKSGDTALVIGFGAGLVYAATVVTLP
- the fabF gene encoding beta-ketoacyl-ACP synthase II; protein product: MNSTNRTVVVTGIGATTPLGGDSASTWQALLAGESGISPLTQEWAAELPVRIAAQIAVEPGEIIPRPQARKLDRSAQFALIAAREAWADAGFTGKAGVDSSVDPDRLGAVIASGIGGVTTLLDQYDVLREKGVRKVSPHTVPMLMPNSPAANVSLEVGARAGVHTPVSACASGAEAIGYAIEMIRTGRADVVVAGGTEAAVHPLPIAAFGNMMAMSKNNDDPQGASRPFDTARNGFVLGEGSGVIVLESEEHARQRGARIYAEAVGQGVSADAHHITQPEPSGNGIAHALQNLVAGTDLKASEIAHVNAHATSTPQGDVAEIKALRKVFGDDVDHMAVSATKSMTGHLLGGAGGVETVATVLALYHRTAPPTINIEELDPEAEADIVRDKPRELPQEGTIAALNNSFGFGGHNVVLAFRTV
- a CDS encoding DUF3145 domain-containing protein — protein: MTTRGVLYVHSAPRALCPHVEWAIAGVLGVRVTLDWIKQPAAPGTWRAEFSWQGQVGTASKLASALRGWHLLRFEVTAEPCATAEGERYSATPDLGIFHAVTGMHGDILIPEDRLRAALARSARGETELEAEVAKLLGKPWDDELEPFRYAGEGAPVRWLHQVV
- a CDS encoding acyl carrier protein yields the protein MAATQEEIVAGLAEIVNEIAGIPVEDVERDKSFTDDLDVDSLSMVEVVVAAEERFGVKIPDDDVKNLKTVGDATDYILKHQES
- a CDS encoding EI24 domain-containing protein; this encodes MRDLAAGFGYLVKGQRWVARHGRWWGFGMLPALITLVGYAAALVALALWTDDLIAWATPFADDWSSPWVGLFRGGLAVLLVGTCLLLAVITFTAVTLLVGQPFYESLSEQVDRSVAGTAPESGLPLWKELLISARESLAVVLRVALWGVLVFALGFLPFVGQTVIPVLGFCISGFFLAEELTAVALARRGVPLKTRLRLLRGRRMLTLGFGVPLTLLFLIPFVAVVLMPGAVAGATLLVRDLTGEDDDPEDDDTAGAGSGGATGGPAAAPPGGSPPAPGTPDGNPSLGAAPHGPAFPPPAP
- a CDS encoding ACP S-malonyltransferase, with the translated sequence MLVLVAPGQGAQKPGFLSPWLELPGVEDRLRAWSDAIDLDLIHYGTDADEEQIRDTAVAQPLLVAAGLVSAQALFGDGLAGGFDVVAGHSVGELTAAAASGALTPEAALELVRRRGLAMAEAAAVTETGMAALLGGEQEDVLPHLEKLGLTPANVNGAGQIVAAGTAEQLAALAEDKPEGTRRVVPLKVAGAFHTHHMAPAVSALEAAAKGVEVAAPRVPFVSNRDGEVVRDGDDLVRRLVNQVSSPVRWDLCMERFEALGVTALLELVPGGTLTGIAKRALPDVARLALKTPDDLDAARALVAEHAVTPAAVSPAE
- a CDS encoding GDSL-type esterase/lipase family protein, translated to MALLAGCTDGSEVERAAGSGPAAAKRPPARPAQPWDTRPASIASVGDSITRGFDACSVLSDCPEVSWSTGQEVNSLARRLLPLTDPADGRARSWNYARTGAVVADLPGQMRQAIARKPELVTVLIGANDACRDSVEEMTPVEDFRSDFAASLSSLRKALPKTQVYVASIPDLKRLWSEGRKDPLRKHIWKLGICPSMLKDADATDSDAVERRRRVEVRVDEYNRTLKEVCTADRLCRYDGAVHEYRFSEDELSKWDWFHPSKEGQRVLADLAYREITRKEPAT